From the genome of Pseudomonas putida:
CCTGGTGATCGGTACCGACCACGCCGCCGAGGCGGTGATGGGCTTCTTCACCAAGTTCGGTGATGGTGCCTGCGACCTGGCACCGCTGAGCGGGCTGGTGAAGAACCAGGTCCGGGCGATCGCTCGCAGCTTCGGCGCGCCGGAATCACTGGTGGAGAAAGTGCCGACTGCAGACCTCGAAGACCTGGAGCCGGGCAAGCCGGACGAAGCGTCCCATGGCATCACCTATGCGCAGATCGACGCTTTCCTGCATGGGCAGCCGGTCGACCAGCAGGCGTTCGACATCATCGTCGCCACCTACCGCAAGACCCAGCACAAGCGCGAACTGCCGTTCGCCCCGTAAAAAGCTTCGCGGGACAAGCCCGCTCCCACAGGATTCTGATAAATGGACCTGTGGGAGCGGGCTTGTCCCGCGAATTGGCCCGAGAGGCCGATCCAGCTTTCGTTACTTGACTACAACCTTGCCCTTCATCATCGAGATGTGGCCTGGGAAGGTGCAGAAGAAGCTGTAGTCACCACCGGCTTCCAGCTTGGAAGTGTCGAACTTCACTTCGGTTTCCTTCTCCGGCGCGCCGATCATCTTGGTGTGGGCGATGATCGCGGCGTTGTCGGCCTTGATGTAATCCTTGTCCAGACCCTGGCCCATGCCCTCGGTGGCGATGCCCTGCATGTCGGCCGTCTTGCTGATGACCAGGTTATGGCCCATGACGTTCTTCGGCAGGTTGCCCGAGTGGGTCAGCTTGACGGTGAATTCCTTGCAGCTCTTGTCGACGGTGAATTCCTTGCTGGTGTAGGACATCTGGTCGGTCGAGTCGACAGTTACCGAACACTCGGCTGCGAAGACGGAGGCGCTGGCGAGGGTCAGCAGGGATACCGCTACAGCTTTCGCAAACATCGTGAATCTCCTTGGCAGGGGTTTTTATCAATCGCAAGACTGCCTGAAACCGCGCACCCGCTGGCTGATATGCATCAAAGGGGTGTCAAGCGGCCAGCCAGTAGAATTGTTCAATGGATTGTATACAACCAATCTAAGAGCACATCATGCCCTTTTAATGGACGATGGGACAACCTCTCATTTAGGCCCAATCCCATGTCCCACCTACATTTCATGCAATTTCTGCTCGCTACCTACGCCCACGCGAGCACAGGAGCAACCTGCGAATTCACCCGCCCGGAGTGACGCCGGCCTTGGAAGCGACGGGCATGCGCCGTACCCTGTCACCCTGTGTGAAGGGAGATGAGCAATGCCTGTATGTTCCGTTTGTGTCTTCTGTGGCGCCAGTATCGGCGCCAACCCGGCCTACCGTGACGCGGCCGTAGCGCTTGGCCAGGCCATTGCCCGGCGTGGCCTGACCCTGGTCTATGGCGGCGGCGCGGTGGGCCTGATGGGCACCGTCGCCGACGCAGCGATGGCCGTTGGCGGCGAGGTGGTGGGGATCATCCCGCAGAGCCTGATGAACGCCGAGATCGGCCACAAGGGCCTGACCCGCCTCGAAGTCGTCGATGGCATGCATGCACGCAAGGCGCGCATGGCTGAACTGAGCGATGCATTCATCGCCCTGCCTGGCGGCCTGGGCACGCTGGAGGAGCTGTTCGAGGTATGGACCTGGGGCCAGCTCGGCTACCACGCCAAGCCGCTGGGGCTGCTGGATGTGAACGGCTTCTATGAAAAGCTCGGCGGGTTCCTCGACCATATCGTCGAGGAAGGCTTCGTGCGGCCGCAGCATCGGGCGATGCTGTTGCTCGAGCAGCAGGCCGATGCGCTGCTGGACGGGATGGAACGGTTCGAGGCGCCGGTGCTGCCCAAGTGGGTCGACAAGAAGCCTGATTGATCGGTCGGACGCCGCCCTCCCTGTAGGAGCGGGCTTGCCCGCGAATGCGTCGGTGCGTTCACCCTCGCATTCGCGGGACAAGCCCGCTCCCACAGGTTTTCCAGGCTGCCGGTAAGATCAGCGCGGAATCACCGGCTGGCGCGGCTTGCGGCCCTTGCCACCCTTGGCCGCTTCCTTGCGCTCCTTGGCTGCCTGCTGGTTGCGCGCAAACGCCTCGGCCTTGGCCTTCTCACGCTTGTCCCACGGCTTGCTGCCATCACTGGCGCGCGGCGGCAGACCGGTGTGCTGGGTCAGGATCTTCTGATCCTTGCCCACCTTGTGGCTACCGGCCGGGGTCGAGTTCTTGCGACGCGCACTCTGATAGGTATCGGTCTGCGGCTGGTGCAGCGGGATGAGCTGGTGCTTGCCTGGACCGATCAGGTCGGCACGGCCCATGCGCTGCAGGGCCTCACGCAGCATCGGCCAGCCCTTCGGATCGTGGTAGCGCAAGAACGCCTTGTGCAAGCGGCGCTGCTCATCGCTCTTGACGATCTCCACCCCTTCGCTCTTGTAGGTCACCTTGCGCAGCGGGTTCTTGCCCGAGTGGTACATGGCCGTCGCCGAGGCCATAGGCGACGGGTAGAAAGCCTGCACCTGGTCGGCGCGGAAGCCGTTGGCCTTGAGCCACAGGGCCAGGTTCATCATGTCTTCGTCGGTGGTGCCCGGGTGCGCGGCGATGAAGTACGGGATCAGGTACTGTTCCTTGCCCGCCTCTTTCGAGAACTTCTCGAACATGCGCTTGAAGCGGTCGTAGGTGCCGATACCCGGCTTCATCATCTTGTCCAACGGGCCACGCTCGGTGTGCTCCGGGGCAATCTTCAGGTAGCCACCGACGTGGTGGGTGACCAGCTCCTTGACGTACTCCGGCGACTCCACCGCCAGGTCGTAACGCAGACCCGAGGCGATCAGGATCTTCTTCACACCCGGCAGGGCACGGGCCTTGCGGTACAGCTCGATCAGCGAGCTGTGATCGGTGTTGAGGTTCTCGCAGATGCCCGGGAACACGCAGGACGGCTTGCGGCAGTGCTTCTCGATGTCGGGGCTCTTGCAGGCGATGCGGTACATGTTGGCAGTCGGCCCACCGAGGTCGGAAACCACGCCGGTGAAGCCCGGTACCTTGTCGCGCATTTCCTCGATCTCGTGCAGGATCGACTCGTGGGAGCGGTTCTGGATGATGCGACCTTCGTGCTCGGTGATCGAGCAGAAGGTGCAGCCGCCGAAGCAGCCGCGCATGATGTTCACCGAGAAGCGGATCATCTCGTAGGCCGGGATGCGCTCCTTGCCGTAGGCCGGGTGCGGCACACGGGCGTAGGGCATGCCGAACACGTAGTCCATTTCCTCGGTGCTCATCGGAATGGGTGGCGGGTTGAACCACACATCCACCTCGCCATGCTTCTGCACCAGGGCGCGGGCGTTACCCGGGTTGGTCTCCAGGTGCAGCACGCGGTTGGCGTGGGCGTAGAGCACCGGGTCGTTGCGGACCTTTTCGAACGACGGCAGGCGGATCACCGACTTTTCCCGGGTCACCGCCGGGCTGTCGAGAATCTGCACGACCTTGGCTTCGTTCGGGTCTTCCACCTCGCCCTTGGCCTGCTCGATGGCACAGGCCTGGGTATCCTGGGTGTTGACGTAAGGGTTGATGATCTTGTCGACGCGGCCCGGGCGGTCGATTCGGGTGGAGTCGATCTCGTACCAGCCTTGCGGGGTGTCGCGACGCACAAAGGCAGTACCGCGCACGTCGGTGATGGTCTCGATCTTCTCGCCATTGGACAGGCGCTGAGCCACCTCGACCACCGCACGCTCGGCGTTGCCGAACAGCAGGATGTCGGCGCTGGCATCGATCAGGATCGAATGACGAACCTTGTCCTGCCAGTAGTCATAGTGGGCGATACGGCGCAGCGAAGCCTCGATGCCACCCAGCACGATCGGCACGTGCTTGTAGGCTTCCTTGCAGCGCTGGCTGTACACCAGGCTGGCGCGATCCGGGCGCGATCCGGCCAGGCCGCCAGGGGTATAGGCGTCGTCGGAACGGACCTTCTTGTCCGCGGTGTAGCGGTTGATCATCGAGTCCATGTTGCCCGCTGCGACGCCGAAGAACAGGTTCGGCTCGCCGAGCTTCATGAAGTCGTCCTTCGACTGCCAGTTCGGCTGGGCGATGATGCCCACGCGGAAGCCCTGGGCCTCCAGCAGCCGGCCGATGATGGCCATGCCGAACGACGGATGGTCGACGTAGGCGTCACCGGTCACGATGATGATGTCGCAGGAATCCCAGCCGAGCAGATCCATCTCCTCCCTGCTCATCGGCAGGAAAGGTGCTGGCCCGAAGCATTCGGCCCAGTACTTGGGATAGTCGTAGAGTGGTTTGGCTGCTTGCATGTCAGTGACCGGTTCTGGTGTGCAGGGAAATCGCGGGCGCGGAATATAGCACAAATTTTGACCAAATCCGACTAGGTTCGTGGGGATTGGTGGAGCGGGCGACCATTGGAGCTATGGGAAATATCGGTGGCTGGAGCTGGGCTTCTGGCCGCTGCGCTCGCGGTGCCTCGTATCTAGAAAAACACCAGGACCCAGAAGATTCCCCAGGAAAAACTGCTTCCGACCGGACGGCTCATCACCTGCTTCTGTGCCGAGGGGTCGTAACCCTTAAATTTTCACAAATTATTTACAGCCATTAACCCTTCGCAAGCGCCAAGCCACTAATTAACGGATGGTTTTTCTGTCAACCCGAATAATTTGAGGATTAATACTACAAGCACCGGAAACAATCCCCACAACAAGCTCCCCCTGTAAATCCCGGACAGCTCTTGAACTAAGAAAAAAACAAGTGATACAAAAGCTCTGCGCACAAAGCGCATTTAAACCAACCCTAAGGAAACTCTGAAGAGGACTTCCAGATTTGGCAGAATGCCTGATCTCACCCGCCGAGACGCCTGATGAAGCAGATGACCTTCGCCGATGCCGAGTACGCCGGCAAGCGCAAGCAGACCCGCAAGGAATTGTTCCTTATCGAGATGGATCAGGTGGTGCCGTGGAAGGGTTTGATTACCCTGATCGAGCCGCACTACCCGAAGGGTGAAGGCGGTCGTCCGGCCTATCCGTTTATGGCGATGCTGCGCATACATCTGATGCAGAACTGGTTCGGCTACAGCGATCCGGCAATGGAGGAAGCGCTCTACGAAACGACCATTCTGCGCCAGTTTGCTGGGCTGAGCCTGGAGCGCATTCCCGACGAAACCACCATCCTCAACTTCCGTCGCCTGCTGGAAAAGCACGAGCTGGCGGCAGGGATTTTGGGCGTGATCAATGGCTACCTGGGAGATCGCGGCCTGTCGCTGCGCCAGGGCACCATCGTCGATGCCACGCTGATTCATGCGCCGAGTTCGACCAAGAACCAGGACGGCAAGCGCGACCCGGAAATGCACCAGGCCAAGAAAGGCAATCAATGGTACTTCGGCATGAAGGCCCATATCGGTGTGGATGACGAGTCGGGCCTGGTGCATAGTGTGGTGGGCACGGCGGCCAATGTGGCCGATGTCACGCAGGTCGATAAGCTGCTGCACGGCGACGAAAACGTGGTCTGTGCCGATGCCGGTTATACCGGAGTGGAGAAACGCCCCGAGCATGAAGGTCGTCAGGTCATCTGGCAAATTGCCGCCCGGCGTAGCACCTACCAGAAACTGGGCAAGCGCAGCGTCCTGTACAAAGCCAAGCGCAAGATCGAAAAAGCCAAAGCGCAGGTAAGGGCGAAGGTCGAGCACCCGTTCCGGGTGATCAAGCGCCAGTTTGGTTATGTGAAGACGCGCTTCCGTGGCCTGGCCAAGAACACGGCACAGCTGCTGACGCTGTTTGCCCTGTCGAATCTGTGGATGGCCCGTCGACATTTACTGAGCAATGCAGGAGAGGTGCGCCTGTAATGTGGGGAATAGCCGCCGCGAGGTGCTCGCTGCGGCTAAAAAGACAGGAATGAGTCAGTGATCTGAGCGTTTTGGGTCGACTCGCCACTTTCAAAATCAGCGATGGTCGAAGCCGGCCAGAAGCACATGGCTACTTCAGACCATCCCTAAAGGAGTAAAAGCCATGGGACGTCGCCGTTCTGAAATCAACATGCTGCAGATCACTCAAGCCATGAACTACACATTTACTGAGCCAGAAACATTGATGAAATTCAGAAGACTGCAGCAGGGTTTCTTGCCAAATATTCGACAAACTCTGGTACAGCTATTGGCTGTACCGAGAGCGAAGCCCTCTTGCACGCCCTCAATGAATCTATAGAGCGCCACGCCCTGTCGATGTACTACTTGTCGCTTTGCAAGCTGACCTCACCTCCACAGATCTACCGACCCTCCGACTCTTTTCTGGAAGACACCTTCGTCCACGACAGAAAGCTTCTCCGCCACGCGAGCAAATTGGAAATATACTTGACCCACGACTTCTATGATGTGCCATTTTGCATTGCCATTACTCGCAGCAAAAAAGAAGGCTCTCTCTGCAGCGTAGGGTCGGGAAGCTCCATAAATCCATCCACAGCAATGTATCGTGCTGTTACTGAACTAATTCAATGCGAGCAGCTTTCTGGCTCGAAAGAAAAACAAGACGATCTCACCACGAAGAAAATGCTTGCCCAATCAGCACGACTCAGCCCACTTTTACACCCGTGCCCTCGGTACGATGTGCCCACATATCATCCGCCGCGCATTGAGCTCAGCGTTCGCGGGCAGATCAAGCGCACATTGACCAACTTGCGCAAGCAAAATAAATCTGTGTTCTATCGCACCCTATACGAGCACCCAAACCTCGCCACGGCCGTACAAGTTTTTATACCCGGACTGGAGCGCTTCCACTTGATAAGGTCCGGAATGCCAGTCGCGCCACAGAGCGCATTCAACGGCTATAGGCAATGATATGCATACCTACCGAGGCCTCTTCGTCGCCCTGAGTGCGACATTAGTATTGAAAGTCGCGACCGTCGTACCCGCCCTGATCTTGGCTGACATTATCGACAACCTGTCCACTTCGGCCTCATCTTCTGTCTTCCTGCTCGGTGCCTTCATATGCCTTGTCGCACTGCAAGCCTCGTTGATCCCTTTACAAGCCTGGTGCCTGGCGCGGCTTTGCCAAGAGCGCGTGAAGCAGCTTTCCATCCAGTGGTGCCGAGAGTTGCTGAACAAACGCTTCGAGGCCTATGGACAACTCCATGGCGGAACCTTGGTAAAGGTACTGGATAGGGGAATAACGGCCCAGGAGCGATGGCTAGGCTTTCTGATTGGCTCGGCGTGGCCAGTACTGGCCGAAGCGGTGGTTCTGGTAACCCTGTTCACATACCTTGGCGCCACCTCGGCATTGATCGGTCTCGTACCCCTGAGCTTGGCCTATCTGTGGGCAAATAATCGCCTGGTGCACTGGCGCCGCCCCCGTATTGAGGCAGTAAACTCGCGGGAAGACGAACTGGCGGAACAATGGGTAGATACCTTCGCCAGTGCGTCAACGGTCAAGCTGGAGAAGGCCGAAGATGCCGCGATGTTTCCGGTCAAGCAAACACTGACGGACTATGCCGACTCAGCGGTAGGGGTTGCCTACAGTGGCGGATGGCTTCAAGGCTTGCGTACTCTTTTCATAGGCCTGGGTAGCAGTGGTTTGCTGGTGTGGGGTATCCATGATCAATCCCAGGCAACACCGCATCTGAGCCTGGGCGAGCTTGTTGCCCTCTTTACTCTGGTGAGTGGATTGCTCGCCGGCGTTGCACAACTGGCAGAAGCCTGGCGGGTGCTCGACCAGTTCCGACTCGACAAACGCAAGCTCGAACACTGGCTCCAACTTCCGGTGTTCGGCCCGACAGAATCCATAGAGACCGAGCCCTCAGAAAAAGACGCAGGACTTCGCATTACCCCCTGCCAACTCAGCGCTCGGAACGTGCTGCAACTGCTGATCGATGAGCCCTTGACCATACGTGCAGGTGAAAGGGTCGCACTGGTTGGGCCCAGCGGGTGTGGCAAGTCGACACTTCTGCATGCGCTGGCAGGAACGGTATTCCAGTTACGGGAGCATGTTTACTTGCACGGCAGGTGCCTGGCTGCGCTCCACGGGTGTGAGCAGTTCCGTCGTTTACGACTCTGCCCACAGGACGCGCACTTCATACCTGGCCCACTGCCCCGCGCAGTGCTGTTCGAGCAAGCACATGATCGCGCTCTAATCGAACGATGGCTTGAACGGCTGGGGCTGAGCAAAGAGTGGTACGAACTGGATCTGGATGCACGGGCAGAATCCATTTCGGGTGGCGAAGCCCGCAGGTTGACGTTGCTACGCTTGCTTAACCGGCCTGGAGACTTCAATTTCTTTGATGAACCCACAGCTGGGCTCGATGCCGGATCGGCTGCCAGGACCTGGGATCTGCTGTTTGAAACATTGCAAGGGAAAGGGCTAATCTGCGTAACGCATGATCAGAGTGCCCTGCAACGATTTGACCGGGTGATCACCCTGAGCGAGGGACGGATCATCAAGCAAGCGGAAACGAAGATCGCTCAAAACACTGGGCTACCTACCGCTCGCACATAACCTGAATTGCACTCCCAGCCCCTATAGCAGCAGCCCCTGTTAACTCAATGCGTTATTCGTCGTCGTCGAAGTTGTACATGCCCGGCGCAAGGTTCTCGAAGCGGGTGTACTTGCCGATGAACGCCAGGCGTACGAAACCGATAGGACCGTTACGCTGCTTGCCGATGATGATTTCCGCCACGCCCTTGTGCTCGGTCTCGGGGTGGTACACCTCGTCCCGGTACACGAACATGATCACGTCGGCGTCCTGCTCGATCGCACCCGATTCACGCAAGTCGGAGTTCACCGGGCGCTTGTTGGGACGTTGTTCCAGGGAACGGTTGAGCTGGGACAAGGCGATGACCGGGCAGTTGAATTCCTTGGCCAGGGCCTTGAGCGAGCGGGAGATCTCGGAAATCTCGTTGGTCCGGTTGTCACCGGCAGAACCCGGGATCTGCATCAGCTGCAGGTAGTCGACCATGATCATGGCGATATCGCCGTGCTCACGGGCCAGGCGGCGAGTACGCGCGCGCATTTCCGAGGGGCTGATACCGGCCGTGTCGTCGATGAACAGCTTGCGGTCGTTGAGCAGGTTCACCGCCGAGGTCAGGCGCGGCCAATCGTCGTCGTCCAGCTGGCCGGAACGCACCTTGGTCTGGTCGATGCGGCCCAGGGACGAAAGCATACGCATGATCAGCGATTCGCCTGGCATCTCGAGGGAGAACACCAGCACCGCCTTGTCGGTACGCAGCACGGCGTTTTCCACCAGGTTCATGGCGAAGGTGGTCTTACCCATCGAAGGACGGCCGGCGACGATGATCAGGTCGGCAGGCTGCAGGCCACTGGTCTTCTCATCCAGGTCGGTGAAGCCGGTGGAGACGCCGGTGATGTCGCTGTCGGAGTTGAACAGTGTATCGATGCGGTCGATGGCCATGGTCAACAGTTCGTTGACCCCCACCGGGCCGCCAGTCTTGGGTCGCGCTTCGGCAATCTGGAAGATTTGCCGTTCGGCATCATCGAGGATTTCCTCGGCGTTGCGACCCTGCGGGTTGAACGCGTTGTCGGCGATGTCGGTACTGATGCTGATCAGCTGGCGCAGCGTGGCACGTTCGCGAATGATCGCGGCGTAGGCCTTGATGTTGGCCACCGACGGGGTGTTCTTGGCCAGCTCGGCCAGGTACGCAAGCCCACCGACCTGGGTCGACAGGCCTTCCTTGTCCAACTGCTCGTGCAGGGTCACGACGTCGAACGGTTGGTTGGCGTCGGCCAGCTTGTGCACGGCACGGAAAATCAGGCGATGGTCATGTCGATAGAAATCGCCATCCGACACCTGATCCAGCACGCGCTCCCAGGCGTTGTTGTCCAGCATCAAGCCACCGAGCACAGCCTGTTCGGCCTCGATGGAATGGGGCGGGACCTTCAGGGCTGCGGTCTGCAGGTCGAGTTGTTCGGGGTTGGTGATCTCGTTCATGGCCACGAAAGAATTCTGGAGGATGAAAAAGACAAAGGGCACGGCCTGTCGGAACAGGACCGTGCCCGATGTTAACCGGCTTGGCCGCGAGCGGCCAGCCGATCAGCGCAGCTTAGGCAGCTACGACGACCACGCGTACGGTGGCTTCAACGTCGCTGTGCAGGTGCACGGCTACGTCGTATTCGCCAACCTGACGGATGGTGCCGTTCGGCAGACGAACTTCAGCCTTGGCCACTTCGACGCCCGAGGCGGTCAGGGCGTCAGCGATGTCGTGGGTGCCGATCGAACCGAACAGCTTGCCTTCGTCGCCAGCGGTGGCAGTGATGGTCACTTCCAGCTCGGCCAGTTGGGCAGCGCGGCTTTCAGCCGACGATTTACGGTCAGCAGCTGCTTTTTCCAGCTCGGCGCGACGCTCTTCGAACGCGGCCAGGTTGGCGGCGTTGGCAACGGTGGCCTTGCCGAACGGCAGCAGGAAGTTACGGCCGTAACCAGCCTTAACTTTAACTTTGTCGCCCAGGTTGCCCAGGTTAGCGACTTTTTCCAGCAGGATCAGTTCCATTTGGTAAAACCTCTTAACTTTTAACCTTCACCGTTCGCGGAGTCATTCCCCTCAGGGGACTTGCGACCGCGAAAATCAATCAGGCTGTCGACAATGGCCAGGACCACGAGTAACGGATAAATCAGCTGCATCACCAGCACCAGCGTGACGTACATGCCTACCAGCCAGAAACCGGCCAGTCGCCCCTGTGCCACCAGACCGTGCATCAGGGATACACCGGCCAGGACGAGCACCAGGCTGGAAGCGGAAGCCAGGACGATGAACTGCGGGCCGATGAACGGGCCCAACACCATCACTGCAACCAGGGCCAGCATGGCCACTCGCGGCAACTTCAGGGCGCGAAACTCGCGACCGAAGCCTCCAGGGTTGTACAACGCAGCTTGCCAATAACGCGCCAGCATCAGAGCCAGCACGCTGAACAACTGCAACATCACCGCTGTGGAAGCGACCAGCACGGGGCCGATCAGCTCACCGGGAATCACCGGCTTGCCTTCGAACTTGGGCAGGGCTTCTACAAGCGCCTTGGCCAGTACTTCGAAGGTGTCGCGCAGTACCGCGTCCAGGATGAGGCTATAGACCAACCCCAACAACACACTGGACAACAACACCCGGCTCCAGGAATGCCCGGCTCGCAACAAGGCGGCCAGCCCCAGCGTACCGACGAACACCAGCAAGGTGCTCGGGTCGCCGAAGACCCAAATGGCCACCGCGGGCAAAAGCCCCCAGGCGATGACCGTTGAAGCGTCCTTGAACCCGCGCCGCAGGAGCACGAGACTCCCGGCAGCGGCACTCAACCAGAACAGCAGCGGCAATACCGCACTTGCAACCACCACCAGGGTGGCCTGCACACGACCGCGCATGATGAAATCAGCCAACGCTCGCATGCTTATCCCTTACTACTTGTCGACGACCCGGTCTCAGCGGCCGTGGCTGTCGGTGTAGGGCAGCAGGGCCAGGAAGCGGGCGCGCTTGATAGCGGTAGCCAGCTGACGCTGATAACGAGCTTTGGTACCGGTGATACGGCTTGGAACGATTTTGCCGGTTTCGGATACGTAAGCTTTCAGGGTGTTGAGATCTTTGAAGTCGATCTCTTTCACGTCTTCAGCGGTGAAGCGGCAGAATTTACGACGACGGAAGAAACGTGCCATGTAATAGGCTCCTCAAAAGGTCCGTGGATTACTCGTCAGCGTTATCGCTGGAGTCGCTGTCATTGCTGTCGTCGCCTTCGGCGGAGTCAGCATGCTCAGGACGCTCACGACGCTCACGGCGCTCGCTGCGGTTCTCTTCGGCCTTCAGCATCTCGGACTGACCGGTAACGGCTTCGTCGCGACGGATGACCAGGTTACGGATCACGGCATCGTTGTAGCGGAAGTTGTCTTCCAGCTCGGCCAGGGCCTTGCCGGTGCACTCAACGTTCAGCATCACGTAGTGAGCCTTGTGAACATTGTTGATTGCGTAGGCCAGTTGACGACGGCCCCAGTCTTCCAGGCGGTGGATCTTGCCGCCGTCTTCTTCGATCAGCTTGGTGTAACGCTCAACCATGCCGCCGACTTGCTCGCTCTGGTCCGGGTGAACCAGGAAGATGATTTCGTAATGACGCATGAATGCTCCTTACGGGTTAGTAGTCTGCCAGCGAATCTGGTCAGACAAGGAGTGAATGACACTGTATGTCTTGCCATGGAGGGGAGGCGCATGCGCGCCTGCCAGCTCGGCAAGGGGCGCAATTGTAGAGAAGGCGGGGCGCACAAGCAAGGTGAGTGGTGAATATTTGAACAGCCGGAAACACTTTAGACCCGTCCTGCCCTTGATCGCCTGTAGGAGCGGCCTTGCGTCGCGAAAGGGCCGCGAAGCGGCCCCAGGGTTTATGCGTCAAGCTACAGATCGCCGGGACCGCTTTGCGGTCCTTTCGCGACGCAAGGCCGCTCCTACAAGAGCTGGCGCCCGGCTAAAAGATCACAATCAGCGCTTGGCCTGACGCTGGCGCACGGCCTCGAACAGACAAACGCCGGTCGCTACCGAGACGTTCAGGCTGCTGACGCTACCGGCCATCGGCAGCTTCACCAAGAAATCGCAATGCTCGCGGGTCAGGCGGCGCATACCCTTGCCTTCTGCACCCATGATCATCACCAGCGGCCCGGTCAGGTCCTGCTGGTAGATCTCCTGTTCGGCCTCGCCGGCAGTGCCGACCACCCACAGGCCACGCTGCTGGAGTTTTTCCAGGGTACGCGAGAGATTGGTCACGGCCACCAGCGGAATGACTTCCGCCGCGCCGCAGGCCACCTTGCGCACCACCGGCGTCAGGGTCGCCGATTTGTCCTTCGGCACCACGACCGCCGTGGCACCGGCGGCATCCGCAGTACGCAGGCAGGCGCCCAGGTTATGGGGATCGGTGACACCGTCCAACACCAGGATCAGCGGCGGCGTCTGCGTGCGTTCGAGCAATTCCTCGAGCATCAATTCGCCCCACACCTGGCTCGGACTGACCTCGGCCACCACCCCCTGGTGCACGCCTTCTACCCATGCATCCAGTTCACGGCGCTCGGCCTGGCCGACCGGCACGCGGTTCTCCGCGGCCAGTGCCAGCAACGCCTGGACGCGCGGCTCGCTGCGCCCCTCCGACAGCCAGATCTGCTTGACCCGCTTCGGATGGTGCTGCAGCAATGCCTGCACGGCGTGCACGCCGTAGATCTTTTCCAGCTGACTCATGACTTGCTCTTGCTCTTGCGTGGCGCGCCGGACTTCGACGGCCCCTTACGGTGCTTGGTCGGCTTGCCGGACGACTTGCCGCCCTTGTCCGACTTGCTGCTGGCGTGACCGCCGGTGCGGGCCTCGCTCATCAGCGCCTTCTTCATCTCGCGGCTCTTGCGCACTTCGGCATTGCGCTGCACGGCGTCCTTCGGGAAGTACGCTTCGGCGGTTTCGCTCTTGCGGCTGCGCGGCTTGGGCGTGGCCCTGGCCGGGGTTTCCGACGCAGGCTCGGCCTTCTCGGTGACAGGCGCAGCGCCACGCCCCTTGCGACCGACCGGTGCGGCGAGCTGCTTGTCGGAGACTTCGAAGTCGATCTTGCGCTCGTCCAGATCGACGCGCATGACCTTGACCTCGATGGTATCGCCGAGGCGGAAACTGCGACCGCTGCGCTCGCCCGACAGACGGTGGTGCACCGGGTCGAAGTGGTAGTAGTCGCCGGGCAGTGCGCTGACATGCACCAGG
Proteins encoded in this window:
- a CDS encoding YgiQ family radical SAM protein codes for the protein MQAAKPLYDYPKYWAECFGPAPFLPMSREEMDLLGWDSCDIIIVTGDAYVDHPSFGMAIIGRLLEAQGFRVGIIAQPNWQSKDDFMKLGEPNLFFGVAAGNMDSMINRYTADKKVRSDDAYTPGGLAGSRPDRASLVYSQRCKEAYKHVPIVLGGIEASLRRIAHYDYWQDKVRHSILIDASADILLFGNAERAVVEVAQRLSNGEKIETITDVRGTAFVRRDTPQGWYEIDSTRIDRPGRVDKIINPYVNTQDTQACAIEQAKGEVEDPNEAKVVQILDSPAVTREKSVIRLPSFEKVRNDPVLYAHANRVLHLETNPGNARALVQKHGEVDVWFNPPPIPMSTEEMDYVFGMPYARVPHPAYGKERIPAYEMIRFSVNIMRGCFGGCTFCSITEHEGRIIQNRSHESILHEIEEMRDKVPGFTGVVSDLGGPTANMYRIACKSPDIEKHCRKPSCVFPGICENLNTDHSSLIELYRKARALPGVKKILIASGLRYDLAVESPEYVKELVTHHVGGYLKIAPEHTERGPLDKMMKPGIGTYDRFKRMFEKFSKEAGKEQYLIPYFIAAHPGTTDEDMMNLALWLKANGFRADQVQAFYPSPMASATAMYHSGKNPLRKVTYKSEGVEIVKSDEQRRLHKAFLRYHDPKGWPMLREALQRMGRADLIGPGKHQLIPLHQPQTDTYQSARRKNSTPAGSHKVGKDQKILTQHTGLPPRASDGSKPWDKREKAKAEAFARNQQAAKERKEAAKGGKGRKPRQPVIPR
- a CDS encoding TIGR00730 family Rossman fold protein, which codes for MPVCSVCVFCGASIGANPAYRDAAVALGQAIARRGLTLVYGGGAVGLMGTVADAAMAVGGEVVGIIPQSLMNAEIGHKGLTRLEVVDGMHARKARMAELSDAFIALPGGLGTLEELFEVWTWGQLGYHAKPLGLLDVNGFYEKLGGFLDHIVEEGFVRPQHRAMLLLEQQADALLDGMERFEAPVLPKWVDKKPD
- the azu gene encoding azurin translates to MFAKAVAVSLLTLASASVFAAECSVTVDSTDQMSYTSKEFTVDKSCKEFTVKLTHSGNLPKNVMGHNLVISKTADMQGIATEGMGQGLDKDYIKADNAAIIAHTKMIGAPEKETEVKFDTSKLEAGGDYSFFCTFPGHISMMKGKVVVK
- a CDS encoding IS5 family transposase; amino-acid sequence: MKQMTFADAEYAGKRKQTRKELFLIEMDQVVPWKGLITLIEPHYPKGEGGRPAYPFMAMLRIHLMQNWFGYSDPAMEEALYETTILRQFAGLSLERIPDETTILNFRRLLEKHELAAGILGVINGYLGDRGLSLRQGTIVDATLIHAPSSTKNQDGKRDPEMHQAKKGNQWYFGMKAHIGVDDESGLVHSVVGTAANVADVTQVDKLLHGDENVVCADAGYTGVEKRPEHEGRQVIWQIAARRSTYQKLGKRSVLYKAKRKIEKAKAQVRAKVEHPFRVIKRQFGYVKTRFRGLAKNTAQLLTLFALSNLWMARRHLLSNAGEVRL
- a CDS encoding YcaO-like family protein, with product MQKTAAGFLAKYSTNSGTAIGCTESEALLHALNESIERHALSMYYLSLCKLTSPPQIYRPSDSFLEDTFVHDRKLLRHASKLEIYLTHDFYDVPFCIAITRSKKEGSLCSVGSGSSINPSTAMYRAVTELIQCEQLSGSKEKQDDLTTKKMLAQSARLSPLLHPCPRYDVPTYHPPRIELSVRGQIKRTLTNLRKQNKSVFYRTLYEHPNLATAVQVFIPGLERFHLIRSGMPVAPQSAFNGYRQ